CAAGAAAGTGGGACTGCGTACCGATGCATCCGGTAAATTCGAAAAGGGACTGGATCCGAATAATGCACAGGAAGCTATCGATCGTGCCTGCCAGCTGGTAGAAGAGATGGGAGCCGGAGAAGTTGTTGGCGGAATGGTTGACATTTATCCGGAGAAGAGAGAGCCTGTCAGAGTACCATTTGATGCAGACGCAGTGAACAAACTTCTGGGAACAGAGATTTCAGAAGAAGATATGCTGTCTTACTTCAAGAAGATTGATCTGGGATACGATCCGGAAACAAAAGAAGTGATCGCACCGACCTTCCGTCAGGATCTGTTCCGGCTTGCAGATCTGGCTGAGGAAGTGGCAAGATTCTATGGATATGACAATATTCCGACCACACTTCCGACCGGAGAGGCAACCACAGGAAAACTTTCCTACAAGCTTCGAATCGAAGAAGTGGCAAGAGACATTGCAGAGTTCTGCGGTTTCAGTCAGGGAATGACTTATTCCTTCGAAAGCCCGAAGGTATTTGACAAGCTGTTGATTCCGGCAGACTCTAAGTTAAGAGAAGCAATCCAGATTATGAATCCGCTGGGAGAAGATTACAGTATCATGCGAACCACATCCCTGAATGGAATGCTGACTTCTCTTGCGACCAACTATAACCGCAGAAATAAAGACGTAAGACTTTATGAACTGGGAAATGTATACCGTCCAAAGGCTCTTCCGCTGACTGAACTGCCGGATGAAAGAATGCAGTTTACACTGGGTATGTACGGAAACGGTGATTTCTTCTACATGAAAGGCGTGGTAGAGGAATTCTTCGAAAAGATCGGAATGCACGGCAGAGAATCTTATGATCCGAATGCCGGAAAACCTTTCCTGCATCCGGGACGCCAGGCAAATATCATCTATGCCGGAAAAGTAGTAGGTTTCTTAGGTGAGGTTCATCCGGAAGTGGCAGATACTTACGGAATCGGTGAGCGTGCTTATGTGGCAGTGATTGACATGCCGGAGATCATGGAATTTGCATCCTTCGACAGAAAATATGAGGGAATCGCAAAATATCCGGCTGTTACACGTGATATCAGTATGGTAGTTCCGAAGAGTATTCTGGTAGGACAGATTGAAGAAGTGATCGCAGACAAGGGCGGAGCACATCTGGAAAGTTATCAGTTGTTCGATCTGTACGAAGGAGCCCAGATCAAACCGGGTTACAAGTCTGTGGCATATTCTATCGTATTCCGTGCAAAAGACCGTACCCTGGAAGATGCAGATGTAAGTGCGGCAATGGACAAGATCTTAAAGGGTCTGGAAGCACTTGGTATTGAACTGAGAAAGTAGGGGAAAACGTGAAAACCAGTGATTTTTATTATGATCTTCCGGAGGAACTGATCGCTCAGGATCCTCTGGAGGATCGATCCAGCTCCCGAATGCTTGTACTGAATAAAGTGACAGGAGAATGGGAACATCGGGTCTTTAAAGATATTATAGACTATCTGAATCCGGGAGATTGCCTCGTGATCAATGATACGAAGGTAATCCCGGCCAGACTGATCGGCGTCAAACCGGATACAGGTGCAAAAATCGAAGTCTTATTGTTGAAGCGGAAGGAAAAAGATGTCTGGGAAGCTCTGGTGCGTCCGGGAAGAAAACTTCGCCCGGGTGCGAAGGTGAGTTTTGGAGAGGGACTTCTTACCGGAGAAATTCTGGAGATTGCAGAGGAAGGCAATCGTCTGATCAAATTCCACTATGACGGGATTTTTGAGGAAATCCTGGATCAGCTGGGGCAGATGCCGCTACCGCCGTATATTAAGCATCAGTTAAAAGAACGGGAACGCTACAATACAGTCTATGCGGTACATGAAGGCTCTGCGGCTGCACCTACGGCTGGATTGCATTTTACACCGGAACTTCTGGAGCAGATTGAGAAAAAAGGGATTGATATTGCAAGAATCACGCTTCATGTGGGACTTGGAACTTTCCGACCGGTAAAGGCGGATGAGATTCAGGATCATCACATGCATTCCGAATATTACGAGATCAGTGAAGAAGCGGCACAGAAGGTGAATGCGACAAAAGAGCGCGGAGGACGCGTAATCTGTGTGGGAACCACCAGTTGTCGGACGGTAGAGTCTGCGGCAGATGAAAACGGACGACTGAAAGCGTGCAGTGGCTGGACAGAGATCTTCATCTATCCGGGATATAAATTCAAGATCCTGGATGGGTTGATCACCAACTTCCACTTGCCGGAGTCCACTCTCGTGATGCTGGTGTCTGCACTGGCAGGAAGAGAGCATATCCTGGCAGCTTATGAGGAAGCCGTAAAAGAGCGGTATCGGTTCTTTTCCTTTGGCGATGCTATGTATATAGGAACCACTCCAAATCAAACAAATGTTGGTTCTTCTCAGGAATCAGAGAAAAGTAAATAATGGGATAAAAAGAAACCCAGAGGCTTAGTGGCTTCTGGGTATTTTTATATCAGGAATCTTTATAAGTGAATGTATGGGATAGACCGTTGCGAAATACGATGGTTTCCGGTCGGCCGGATCTCAGGATAATAGAATCCAGGATAGAAGAAAAAAAGTTTTTCAGGATTTCCGGATCCAGAGCTTTGGCAAGGTTTTCGTAGTAGATGTACTCTTTATCTGTCAGCTGCTGTGTCAGGATGAAAGAAGATGCCTGCTGTATAAATGCTTCATCGTCCATGGTATGCTCCCACAGGTCCTGAGACATCATGCCGATTGCCTCGTTGATCTCCTGGAGGCGATCTGTAATCTGCTGTTTCCGGACAAGGTACTCACGCTCAGAGATAGAATCATCGCTGTATAGGTAAAGATCGTTCAGACGATCCAAGGCACGTTGTTGTCTCTTTTGTTCTGTTCTGATGCGTTTTAACTCCGGATCAACCTTAGGTTTGGATTTTGCAGACTTCAAGAGCACCGGATCACTTCCGGAGTATTTCTCTAACATGTCAAAAAGGGATGCAAGACCGTCCGGATCCACATGATCGACATTGGAAAAGGTACTGCCACGTAATAAGTGCTTCTGGAGATCTTCCAAAGAATGGATGTCGGTAAAATTCTTCTGCGCATTCAAAATATTCAGAATGTAGTTCAGAAGGAACTCTCCAAGGACAACATCCGAAGTATATTTTGCATGGCATGTCTTGGTTTTCCAGACATTCGGGCATCCGTATTTTGACGGACGATATCCGGAGGCATGACGATTCCCTGGAGAAGCACGAAAAGCAGCACCGCATTCAGCACACCAGATTAGACCAGAGAATACATTCACACGTTTCTGTTTTGCTTTTCTTCCAGGAGTATTCCGGTACCGGGCATTTTTATCAAGAGTAGCCTGGATCCGATTGAAACGCTCCTGATCTATTGAGGCCGGATGGTGGTTTTCTACGATAACCCACTCAGAGGGATCCTTAATAGCTTTTCTTCCAGGAATTTTGTAATAATTGTACCGATAGATACCAAGATACCATGGATTACGCAAAATCGCCCACACAGAAACAGGACTCCATAAATTTCCGCTCCTGGAGCAATATCCCATTTCATTCAGCTTCCGGGCTGTGTGTACAAGAGATTGATTACTTTCATAGATCTCTATCATGTCGTTGTAGATTTTGTTTTCTTCCGGATCAATGGAAAATGTCTGTGTTGGTTTATCGTAAGAATATCCGAACGGGACACGTCCACCATTCCAGACACCATTTGAGGCTCTGTTTATCATGGTAGCTGTGACACGCTCTGAGGTCATATTTCGCTCTAATTCTGCAAAGATCAAGATAATCTTCAACATGGCTTCACCGATTGCGGTAGAAGTATCAAATTGTTCATTCTTGCTGACGAATGTAACACCCAACTCTTTTAGTTCTGCATACATGTTTGCAAAGTCCAGTAGATTTCTGGAAATACGGTCGATCTTCCAGACTAGCAGATGAGTAAAAAGTCCTTCCCGGATCTGAGACATCATTTTCTGGTATGCCGGTCGGTCTGTATTCTTTCCGGAATACCCAGCATCCTCAAAGATCACAAAATCCTCCGTATTCAGGATATACTTGCAGTAGGCTGTGAGTTCCTGTTTCATCATCGGCAGCGAATCTTTATCTATTTGGTAGACTGTGGAAACACGGACGTAGATTGCTACCCTGATATGTGTCTCTGAGCCTGATTCAGGCATCATATAGCTTTTATTCATAATTCCTCCATCAAATAGAAATAGCCCCTACACGGGGCTATACTTAGTTCACATAGGGCATGTATTTATTCAGTGCCGCCCAAACTACATTCTTATCATCACGACTTGCAACCTGATAACAGGCAAGGAGCCGTTGCAATTCTTCAACCTGTTCCAGGTGATCTCTGTTCTCTTGAATGTCGCTGTTACTCATAAGCATACCTCCGATAATTATTTACAGCTTGGTATCTGCTATGTACTAAGTTCCCCGGAAATGTTTTCTTCGCCAGGAAAAATATGAAAATGCGATCACCCCTTTTTTCGATCCGCATACTTCTCTGGAATAGCCATGTGTGTACGCAGAAAGTCTTTGCACATCTCCTGATTCTCTTCTGGAATAGCGGATATAATCTCGGCCCATTCTGGATCCAGTCCCGAAACCATCAATGTGCTGTCGTGTATTTCTTCCCTTGCATATCCAACCACTAAGTAGTCAATAGATACATCTAAGTAGGATGCGATTTTGCATACGACGTCAAGCCTTGGAGAAATACCACTTTTCCATTCCGGGATATAATCTTCGTCCAAGTCTAATTTCCTCAAAACAGCAGTGAGTCCCGTTCCTTTTATCTTGCAAACTCTCTTTAAAGAGTTGTAAAACATAACTCCGTCAAAGTCTGGATTGATGTTTGGAGCTTCCGGAGCATCTCCTGATCCAAAACCGTTTACCAGATAATCGAGAGACACATTAAGGTGTTCGGCGATTTGGCAAACAATATCAATAGAGGGAGATGATCCTGCTTTCCATCTACCAGTAGCACTGGTACTGAGCTTAAGCTCTTTTAATACTGCCGTTGGAGTCGTCCCTTTTTCTTTGCATACAGCTTTTAGATTGTCGTAAAACATAAAACCTCCAAAAAAATATAACAAAACAATACATTCGCTTGACGAACTCGCAAAAAAGAGTTAGACTAACAAACATAAACAACAAAACATTATCATTTTCAAATCTAAAAAAGCACCTCTATTATACCTAACAAATGTTTGGTAGTAAAGAGGAAAAAGGAGGGAACTCATGGAAAGAAAACTGTCCATGTGGTGCAAAAATGCCAAGATCGAAATGATCCGGCGTGATCTAAAGACCACGGAGCTTGCGGCGAAACTGGATATGAACCGGAGTTATGTAAGCTCAATCTTGAATGGTCGAGTATATAGCGCACCGGCAGTCAAAAAGATCTCTGATTACTTAGGGATCGCTGACAGCGACACCACAACTGTATGATTAAATGATAGCGCACGGAGGAACGTTGGAACATGGAGAAAGAATGTAAGGATTGCGGTGGAAGTATCTACTTCCAGTGTAGAAAAGAAGCCGCAAAATACAATGACAGGCTGAGCAGCCGTGAGGGAGCTTCGGAAATGCTGAATATTTCCGTGTCGAGTCTGAGCAACTATGAGTTGGGGCTGACACCAGTACCGACGGATGTGGTTGTTAGAATGGCTGACCTTTACGGAGCACCGGAACTGGAGGCTTGTTATTGCAAAAATGATTGCCCGATCGGGAAACGGCAGAACATCGCTACAAAGATCCGGGGCATTGAACAGATCACATGCAGTTTATTGGATCATGCGGACGATGATTTGATGCATGGAATAAAAAGAGATCTGATAAACATCGCCAGTGATGGGAAACTGGATCTGGGAGAAGAAAACCGGCTAAGAAAGATTGTCACAGAACTGAGTCAGTTTGCAGATGATGTGATGGAACTGAGAATGTTTCTGCGAAAATACGGGGGTGAATCGGATGGAATTGATTGAGAGATTGAAACAGCAACTGTCCGAGGTTTACGGAATCCATAACGAGGAAGATCTTTTGAAAGCTATGGAAAAGCAGAAACCGATTGATATAGGGGTATTCGTGAGGGAGGTAAATGGAATTGAGAAAGCTGGTTAAGATTATTGCAATGGTTGCGATAGCAACAATAATGCAGATCGGGGCTTGTAAGATAGCCTACACAGAAAGAGGATATCAGGCAATGGGGAGTGAAAGACTGGTATTTCCGATCGTACTTTATGCGGAGTATAAAGCGTTCTGTGAACCGGAAGAAGAGCATAATGCCAGATAAGGCATTTGCATAAAGGAGGAATTTATATGGGACAAATGACAGCAGATCAGTATCTGGATCAGATCCAGAGCAAGTTGATGCAGACATTAACTGAGAAAAAAGACGCCATGCCACCTGGATTCAATCAGCAGAGATTCGCTCTGAACTGTGTGACGGTGATTCGGGACATGATGAAAGATCGTAAAAAAAAGGAGAATCTGCAGACAGTCGATATTAATTCGATTGTTCTCTGCATGATAAAGGGCGCCTACTTGGGACTGGATTTCCTGAATGGTGAGTGTTATGCGATCCCTTATAAGGGTGAAATGACATTCCAAACGGACTACAAAGGCGAAATTAAGGTCTGCAAGCGGTTCAGTAATGATCCGATCAAAGATATTTACGCCAAGGTAGTACGAAAAGGAGATGCCTATGATGAAGGAGTAGAGGGAGGCGCTCAGGTGCTGAATTTTAAGCCTGTGCCGTTCTCGAATGAAGAGATTATCGGGGCATTTGCGGTAGTTATGTATGCTGACGGAACCATTAAATACGACAGTATGAGTGTGGAAGAGATACGCCACACGAAAGACACCTACTCTAAGGCAGCAAATAGCCAGGCATGGAGAGATTCATTTGGGGAAATGTGCAAGAAAACGGTTATCCGCAGACTGAGCAAGCTGATTGATCTGAATCTGGACAAGGTGGAAATGATTAAGGCTTATGAGGAGGGATCCGGCTTTGAATTTGAAAATCAGCAGATCTCCGGAGGATCCACCAGGCAGGCAGCACAGTTACCAGGAACAGAAAATGTGGTTGATGCCTTTGCACCGGGGCAGACAACCGGACAGAAAACACTCGAACAGAAGCCACAGCCGGCAGTAACGCCACAGGATTTCCGGCAAGCACCGGAGAGAGAACCGATAGCGGAAGAAATACCACCGCAGTATTATCCGGAGGAAGAGTTTATGTCACCGGATGATTATCCGGATGATGAAATGCCGTGGAAATAAAGAAATGGAGGAAAAAGGGAATGAATGAATTACAGGTAGTAGTACACCAGGAACCAGGAACCGTAACATGGAATTATGAAGATCTGAAAGCAGCAATCACAAATGCTCTGGAGGTATACAAGACAACAGAGTATGACGATTCTAACATTGGTCAGGCAAAGAAAGATCGGGCAATGCTGAATAATCTTTCAAAGTCAGTGAACGCCCGGAAGATTGAGATCAAGAAAAAGTGCCTTGAACCGTTTGAGCTGATCGACACTCAGGCAAAAGAACTGATGGCGATCATTCAGGAGCCGATTGCAGTTATTGATGAACGCCTGACAGAATATGAAAACCTCAGACGACAGAAGGTAAGAGCCGTGATCCTGGAATATATGGCAAACGACTTTGACGGGATTGAACAGAAGATTGCCGATAAGGCGAAAGAAGCCCTGTATGATGTTCGATGGGAAAATGCAACTGCAAAGAAATCAGAATGGCAGACAGCGATTGATGCCAAGGCTGAGGCTATCCGATCAGACCTGCAGGTGTTGGAAGCCGTCGAAGAAAAATTTAGATCGTATGCTATGGATTCATACAGAGTAAAACTGAGATTGGCGGATGCTATGCAGAAAGTTCAGGAACTGAGAGCCCAGGAAGCGGCGATCCTGAAAAGACAGCAGGAAGAGGAAGAGAGAAAGAGACGTGAGGAAGAGGAACGCTGCAGACGTCAAGCAGAAGAAGAGAGAAAGAAGATCGAAGAGGAAAAAAGACGACGTGAGGCAGAAGAAGTGGAGGAATATCTTGGAAATCCTGAGTCGGAGATTGGAAAAGCGATTGACAGTATCGAAAGAGGAGCGTTTGTCAATGCGACTACTCCAAATCAGAACCAGACTCCGGTAGTTGAAACTGTACCGGCACAGAATCCAGAACCGGAAGTGCAGCATGTGTTGAAACCAAGTCAGACAATCAGAATCACTGGAACACCGGAAGAGTACCAGAAGGTCATTGAGTACATTAAGGTGATGGGGATTGGTTACGAGGAGGTGTAGCACATGGGATTTCAGTTGACATCGGAGAATTACTACTCTGACATAGCCAATTATGAGTACATGTCAGTTTCCCAGTTCAAAGATTTTGCCGGAACATATGGGAAGTTGGGATGCGAAGCCTGTGCCATGGCGAAAATTCGTGGCCAGTATAAAGAACCGGAGAGAACAGCACTTCTGGAAGGAAGCTATGTAGATGCTTTCTATGAGGGCACACTGGACAAATTCAAGGCAGATAATCCGGAAATGTTTAAACGGGATGGAGAACTGAAAGCAACGTTTCAGAAAGCAGATCGGGCGATCGAAAGAAGTCTGAGAGATCCACTTTTCCAGGAATACATGTCTGGAGAAAAACAGGTCATAATGACCGGAGAGCTTTTTGGATCCAAGTGGAAGATCAAAATGGACAGCTACCACCCGGGTAGAGCGATTGTAGATCTGAAATACATGCAGTCACTTACAAAGTTTGGATATGTTCCGGATATTGGATATCTGGATTTTGTCCGATACTGGGGGTATGACATTCAGGGAGCAATCTATCAGGAGATCGTAAGACAGAATACTGGGAAGAAATTGCCGTTTTATATTGCCGGGATCTCCAAGGAAGAGGCAATGAACATTGAAGTAATCTACATACATGACAACTATCTGGAAGAGGCGCTGCATATCGTAGAAAGCCGGATGCCGAGGATTCTGGATGTGAAATACAACGGTGTAGTACCGGATAGATGTGAGCAGTGTATCTGGTGCAGAGATACCAAGGTTTTGCAAGGTCCTATCGGAATCGGGGATCTGACAGCGAGTTTGTAGTATGGAGGTACAGGATATGGCGTGGATCACGGTAGATCAGAAGCTGATCGGTGGAAAACTAAGGAATTTTGCAAAGCAATCCGGAATCAGCCAGAATGAGGCAATCGGGATCCTGATACGGTTATGGCTGTGGGGATTGGACAACGCAGAAGAAAGCGGTCGAATAATAGCAGCCGAACATGAGGACATTGAAGAGGCTATCCGCCCGGGATTCCTAGAAGTTGAACGGAGTACGATCTCGAATATCGTTGATAACCTGATAAAGACAGGGTGGATAGATAAAAAAGGGGATTCCTTGTATTTGCATGACTGGATAGACTGGAGGAGTTTTTATACATCCTATGAAAGCAAAAAAGCACAGCATGCGGAACGAATGAGAAATTACAGAGCCGAAAAGAAAAAAGAGCAGCAAGCGCAACCGGAACCAGAAGAGAAACCGGTAGAACCGAAGAAAGCAATCAGAAAAGAGTACGCTGTAGGCTTTGAAGAGTTCTGGAAGATCTACCCAAGGAAGGTAGACAAAGGGAACGCATATAAGAAATATCAGGCAAGGCTGAATGATGGATATTCGGAAGCTGAGCTGCTGACAGCCGCAACCAATTATGCGAACCAGTGCAAGAGGGAAAAGACCGAGGCAAGATTCATAAAGCATCCAAAAACGTTCCTGAGCGACACGATGCCGTTCACGGACTTCTTAGATCATGGACAGCAGACGAATATACCAGAACAACAGGAACCGCCCGGAAAACGTAAGAATCCGTTTTTATAGGCAGTATAGGAGGATAACAGAGAATGGATGATATCGGAAGTATGTTGCCCTCTCATACCCAGGAGGAGGTCAGCCCGATTAAAAAGGGCGATTATAAGGGGGATGATGGTCTGATCCGATGTGGCGTATGTGGCGAGCGGAAACAATTAAAGATCAACATCTTAGGATATTCAAGAATTGTCCCATGTATATGCCAATGCAGGGCGGACGAGTTGGAGGAGAAAAGAAAAAGAGACGAGTATGAAGAGAGGATGCACACGGTGAATCGTCTGAAGGATGCCTCCATGATGGCAAGTAAGTTTCGGGATGCGAGCTTTTCGAAGTATAAGGTCAGACCAGAGAACAGGAATCAGGTGAAGTTGGCATGGAATTATGTGAAGAGATTCCATGAAATGAAGGAAAAGAATCAGGGGTTATTATTATATGGTCCGGTCGGAACTGGAAAAAGTTACACGGCAGCCTGTATAGCAAATGCTCTGATGGAACAGAGCGTGACGGTGGTTATGACATCGTTTGTGAAAATTTTACAGGATATACAGAGTGTCGGGAATGAAGCAAATTATATTCAGATTCTGAACAGTGCATCATTGCTTATTATTGACGATCTGGGGGCTGAGAGAAATACAGATTACGCCCTAGAAAAGGTATACAACATCATTGATAGCCGGAGCCGGACAGATAAGCCGATGATTTTAACAACGAATCTGGAATTGCCTGAGATGTTAGAGTGTACGGATATTCGCTATAAAAGAGTGTATGACAGGATTTTTGAAACCTGTTATCCGGTTGAGATGAAAGGAAAATCATTCCGGCAGATAGAAGCAGCACAAAGATTTGAAAACATGCAAAAGTTTTTAGGATGAGGTGGAACATGGGAATAGGTGAAAATATCAAAAGGATCAGAACGGGTATGGGGCTTTCGCAGAAAGCCTTTGGTGACCTGATCGGGAAGAGTGAAAGTCAGATCGGCAGTTATGAAAATGAAAAAACGGATATACTGGCATCCACTCTTTACAGGATCGCAGAAGTAGCACATGTAGATTTCAATAATTTGATGGCCGGTATTCTTCCGGAAGAAAAAGAATCGAAAAAGGAGCCGGACTGGGATGCAGAATTGAGAATCTACAACATGGAGGATCGTCTGACGGTAATTAAGATTCTGGCGAAGAACGGCTATGATGTGGGGCAGCATAAACGGCCAAAAGGGAAAGGCAGCTCACTGGATTACTTTATCCATGCAAAAGATCTTTCCACCAATGCCGATACATCAAAGTAGGAGGTAGGTATGGAAGTAAGATTTACGATCCTGGGGGAGCCAAAGGGAAAAGGCAGACCGAGGTTTTGCAGGAATACCGGACATGCGATTACGCCGAAAGATACCGTGAACTATGAAACACTGGTTCGGATGGAATACGGCGTAGCCTATTCGGATTTTAAGTTTCCGGACGATGCGATGTTGGATATGCGGATAAAGGCTTTTTATTCCATTCCAAAATCAGCATCCAAAAAGAAACGGGCATCAATGTTGGCGAATGAGATCAGACCGACCAAGAAGCCTGATATGGACAACGTGGTTAAGATCATAGCGGATTCCCTGAATCAGGTGGCATACCGAGACGATACGCAGATCGTAGATTGCCAGTGCCGGAAATTCTATTCAGAGAATCCACGAGTAGAGGTAATGATACAAGATATTCAGCCGAAACAGGCGGAAAGGGGTATGAAATGAACAACTATGAGGAAATGATGATTGAAAGCGATGTATTCGCAAATGCCAGGGACAACTTCGATTCGTTATTGCAGAAGCTGTTTAAGAGTATGGAGAATAACGAGTCAGACGAGGGAAGTATTACCCTGAAAGTGAACCTGAATATGGTGGAGGACTGGGTACCGAATGGTGAGGGCGGAACAATCCATATCAAAAAGCCGGTTCTCAAACACAAGGTTTCCATTGAGGTGCCGGTAAAAGATTCTATCGACGGTCGGAAAGATTCTGGAATGAATCTGGTATGGGATGACGAACTACGTCGGTATGTTCTGAATTACATCAATGAGGGCGGACAGCAGAGCTTGTTTGATCCGGACTACGAGGAGAACCTGAAAGGCAGTGCAGGTCTGGAGGAAAGCAACTTGCTTCCTGGTCCATCAAATGAGCTTCCGGATCTCAACGGAATCCCTGACGCACATTTCACGGAAGCAGATCCGCTCGATGATGCGCTGAATCGCCCGATTACGTTAGAGGATGAAGAAATTACCGATGAAGAGAATATAAACGCTTATGGAGGCGATACGGAAGCTACAGGCAGCACAGATGGAGAGGACGATTACGAGTATGAGGAATAAATTGGCGAAGCAGTTAAAGGAATGGTTTTACCTGACCATGGATGTTCTTTGGCTGAGTATTGTTATTGGCGTGGGAGTTGGGATCGGATTTATGGGAGTTCTGGCGATCATGCTAAAAATATGATGGAGATAATACGGAGAAGGTGAAAGAATGAGAATAGTTAGTCAGGATGGATGCTATGACATTCCTTATGACCAGGCAGTTCTTAATAGAATCGGCACCACTATATCCGCTAAGACGAACACCGGAGATTTAATTCTGCTTGCTCAATACCACAAGGAGGAAAAAGCGATAAAGGCTATGGAGATGTGTGCAGGGAAATATGAAGCTTGGGAAGTGACTGTTTTTAAGTTTCCGAAAGATTCGGAGGTAGAAGTATGAGAAGAGAGAATACGAGAGATTTTTCACAGTGCCGGAAGTGTGGGGCACGGATCCTGTTTATGCGGATGAAATCCGGAAAGAGTATGCCGGTAAACCCACAGTTCGTAAACTTCCGGAAAGATGGTGGTAAGGACAGGATTGTCCTTGCCAACGGAGAAGTAACATCCGGAACGATCGTTGCTGATCTGATTGAGGCGGACGGTTACGGATATGTATCACATTTCGCAACTTGCGAATATGCACAGACATTCAGGAGGAAATAGAAGAAAATGATCAATTTTGTAATAAAGCATGGGTGCAGCACAAAAGAGGGATGGACAGATGTAGTGAGTGCTGAGACTGTCGGAACATATACAAAGTTCAGAGGAAAAGGGCTTTTCCAGGAGGAAGAGAAACAGGTGATCCGCCAGAACGTTACCAATGTATGGATCAAGGCGAGCGTATCTGCCGGAGTCGTGAGTATTCATGACCGGAACAGAGATCAGGCACTCGCAGTTTCCATTACAGAAATGGCAGCGGTTCTGAATGAGGCTTTGAGAATCGGAATGGTAAAGAAAGAGAGGTAACAAGATGGTCTGGAAAATAACAATTCTGTTATGGGCATTGGTACTGATAGGGTCCTACTTTGTAAAGTGCAGCATTTCAAGAGAAGAAAGAATCAGAGCGTCATATGGTGGAAATATCAAACTGACGCCAGGAAGAATCGTTTATTTGATTTTAGTATTTGCTTCAATCATTATGACCTTTGCAACGCTGGTATGGTTCCTGTTTTTTAAACTGTAAATAAAAATCCCCTGGTGCCATATGGCAGACAGAGGATCTCCAAAAATATTCGCTGATAAAATTATAAATTGAAGATCCGAAAAAGTCAATGCACGGACACCAGGGAGGTAATAAGATGGGAAAAGGCACACCGGGAAAACCAAAGACAGTAAGACTGAGTCAGGACGAACTGAGAGAACTCTGCCAGAAAGCGGTGGAGGATGGCGTATCG
This window of the Mediterraneibacter butyricigenes genome carries:
- the pheT gene encoding phenylalanine--tRNA ligase subunit beta → MDTSLSWIKAYVPDLDVTAQEYTDAMTLSGTKVEGYVELDADLDKIVVGQIDKIEKHPDADKLVICQVNIGSESVQIVTGAPNVYEGAKVPVVLAGGRVAGGHEPGQRVEGGIKIKKGKLRGVESDGMMCSIEELGSNREMYPEAPEYGIYIFEEDVEVGADAVEVLGLHDAVFEYEITSNRVDCYSVVGIAREAAATFRKEFKPPVVTKTGNEEDASDYIKVRVENERLCPRYCARVVKNIKIGPSPKWMQRRLASVGIRPINNLVDITNYVMEEYGQPMHAYDLSTIEDAQIVVRTAEKGEKFVTLDGTERTMDDDVLMICDGKKPVGIAGIMGGENSMITDQVQTVLFEAACFDGTNIRKSSKKVGLRTDASGKFEKGLDPNNAQEAIDRACQLVEEMGAGEVVGGMVDIYPEKREPVRVPFDADAVNKLLGTEISEEDMLSYFKKIDLGYDPETKEVIAPTFRQDLFRLADLAEEVARFYGYDNIPTTLPTGEATTGKLSYKLRIEEVARDIAEFCGFSQGMTYSFESPKVFDKLLIPADSKLREAIQIMNPLGEDYSIMRTTSLNGMLTSLATNYNRRNKDVRLYELGNVYRPKALPLTELPDERMQFTLGMYGNGDFFYMKGVVEEFFEKIGMHGRESYDPNAGKPFLHPGRQANIIYAGKVVGFLGEVHPEVADTYGIGERAYVAVIDMPEIMEFASFDRKYEGIAKYPAVTRDISMVVPKSILVGQIEEVIADKGGAHLESYQLFDLYEGAQIKPGYKSVAYSIVFRAKDRTLEDADVSAAMDKILKGLEALGIELRK
- the queA gene encoding tRNA preQ1(34) S-adenosylmethionine ribosyltransferase-isomerase QueA gives rise to the protein MKTSDFYYDLPEELIAQDPLEDRSSSRMLVLNKVTGEWEHRVFKDIIDYLNPGDCLVINDTKVIPARLIGVKPDTGAKIEVLLLKRKEKDVWEALVRPGRKLRPGAKVSFGEGLLTGEILEIAEEGNRLIKFHYDGIFEEILDQLGQMPLPPYIKHQLKERERYNTVYAVHEGSAAAPTAGLHFTPELLEQIEKKGIDIARITLHVGLGTFRPVKADEIQDHHMHSEYYEISEEAAQKVNATKERGGRVICVGTTSCRTVESAADENGRLKACSGWTEIFIYPGYKFKILDGLITNFHLPESTLVMLVSALAGREHILAAYEEAVKERYRFFSFGDAMYIGTTPNQTNVGSSQESEKSK
- a CDS encoding recombinase family protein, whose product is MNKSYMMPESGSETHIRVAIYVRVSTVYQIDKDSLPMMKQELTAYCKYILNTEDFVIFEDAGYSGKNTDRPAYQKMMSQIREGLFTHLLVWKIDRISRNLLDFANMYAELKELGVTFVSKNEQFDTSTAIGEAMLKIILIFAELERNMTSERVTATMINRASNGVWNGGRVPFGYSYDKPTQTFSIDPEENKIYNDMIEIYESNQSLVHTARKLNEMGYCSRSGNLWSPVSVWAILRNPWYLGIYRYNYYKIPGRKAIKDPSEWVIVENHHPASIDQERFNRIQATLDKNARYRNTPGRKAKQKRVNVFSGLIWCAECGAAFRASPGNRHASGYRPSKYGCPNVWKTKTCHAKYTSDVVLGEFLLNYILNILNAQKNFTDIHSLEDLQKHLLRGSTFSNVDHVDPDGLASLFDMLEKYSGSDPVLLKSAKSKPKVDPELKRIRTEQKRQQRALDRLNDLYLYSDDSISEREYLVRKQQITDRLQEINEAIGMMSQDLWEHTMDDEAFIQQASSFILTQQLTDKEYIYYENLAKALDPEILKNFFSSILDSIILRSGRPETIVFRNGLSHTFTYKDS
- a CDS encoding helix-turn-helix domain-containing protein, which encodes MFYDNLKAVCKEKGTTPTAVLKELKLSTSATGRWKAGSSPSIDIVCQIAEHLNVSLDYLVNGFGSGDAPEAPNINPDFDGVMFYNSLKRVCKIKGTGLTAVLRKLDLDEDYIPEWKSGISPRLDVVCKIASYLDVSIDYLVVGYAREEIHDSTLMVSGLDPEWAEIISAIPEENQEMCKDFLRTHMAIPEKYADRKKG
- a CDS encoding helix-turn-helix domain-containing protein; its protein translation is MERKLSMWCKNAKIEMIRRDLKTTELAAKLDMNRSYVSSILNGRVYSAPAVKKISDYLGIADSDTTTV